One Peptostreptococcus equinus genomic window carries:
- a CDS encoding sirohydrochlorin cobaltochelatase translates to MKNRKALLVISFGTSHPDTRKKTIEACEKLIKNNIKNYDFYSAWTSTMIIKKLSKNGEIIEYPSQTLQKLVKIGYKDILIQSLHIINGQEYEKLLEIIKIFRDKFDSIKIGRPLLSKLEDYDEVVDFIEEVTKYDNIENKLDTATLWMGHGTEHTAHSSYAGLEYRLRKREIKSYIGTVEGHPSIEDVIYFMKKDGINKVNLRPFLLVAGDHAKNDMAGQDENSWLNRLKAEGFKVKVHMEGIGEFEKIQNIFLNHTLEALGGIDEQ, encoded by the coding sequence ATGAAAAATAGAAAAGCACTTCTAGTAATTAGCTTTGGAACTTCTCATCCAGATACTAGAAAAAAAACAATAGAAGCTTGTGAAAAATTAATAAAAAATAATATAAAAAACTATGATTTTTATTCTGCATGGACTTCTACTATGATTATAAAAAAGTTATCAAAAAATGGTGAGATAATAGAATATCCTAGTCAGACACTTCAAAAATTAGTGAAAATAGGATATAAAGATATATTAATACAATCATTACATATAATAAATGGACAAGAGTATGAAAAACTACTGGAAATTATTAAGATTTTCAGAGATAAGTTTGATTCTATAAAAATTGGTAGGCCTTTACTTAGTAAATTAGAGGACTATGATGAAGTGGTTGACTTTATAGAAGAGGTTACAAAATATGATAATATAGAAAATAAATTGGATACAGCGACACTTTGGATGGGTCATGGAACAGAGCATACAGCCCATTCAAGCTATGCAGGGCTAGAATACAGACTAAGAAAAAGAGAAATAAAATCTTATATTGGAACGGTAGAAGGGCATCCTAGTATTGAAGATGTAATCTATTTTATGAAAAAGGATGGAATAAATAAAGTAAATTTAAGACCATTTTTATTGGTTGCTGGCGATCATGCAAAAAATGATATGGCAGGTCAAGATGAAAATTCATGGTTAAATAGGTTAAAAGCTGAAGGTTTCAAAGTAAAAGTGCATATGGAAGGAATAGGAGAGTTTGAAAAAATTCAAAATATATTTTTAAATCATACACTAGAGGCTTTAGGAGGTATTGATGAACAATAA
- the cobI gene encoding precorrin-2 C(20)-methyltransferase: MNNKAKLYGIGVGPGDPELLTIKAIKTIEKIDILYTPLASEKGESTSKKIISEYIRQDLEIKERHFPMTNDIESKISAWDLISIEIMEDVKSGKSVGLISLGDPMIYSTYVYILQRVIDSIEVETIPGITSFTNISSSNNFPLSMDKEALAIVPSTENIHRIRNIIKEFDSIVLMKVYKNFKVILELLFELGLEKHAIMVSNSSMENEIKYKNLNTVYELDSIPYFSTIIINKKIDKSI; this comes from the coding sequence ATGAACAATAAAGCAAAATTATATGGTATTGGAGTAGGACCTGGGGATCCAGAACTACTTACTATAAAGGCAATTAAAACTATAGAAAAAATAGATATATTATACACTCCTTTGGCAAGCGAGAAAGGTGAGAGTACCTCAAAAAAAATTATTAGTGAATATATAAGACAAGATTTAGAAATAAAGGAGAGGCACTTTCCAATGACTAATGATATAGAGTCAAAGATAAGCGCTTGGGATTTAATTTCCATTGAAATAATGGAAGATGTGAAGTCTGGAAAAAGTGTGGGTCTCATAAGTCTAGGAGATCCTATGATTTATTCAACATATGTATATATACTCCAAAGAGTAATAGACAGTATAGAAGTTGAAACAATACCTGGCATAACTTCTTTTACAAATATATCGTCATCAAATAATTTTCCGTTGTCTATGGATAAAGAAGCTTTAGCAATTGTACCTAGTACAGAAAATATTCATAGAATAAGGAATATAATAAAAGAATTTGATTCTATTGTTTTAATGAAAGTATATAAAAATTTTAAAGTCATTTTAGAATTATTATTTGAATTAGGTTTAGAAAAACATGCTATTATGGTATCGAATTCTTCAATGGAAAATGAGATTAAATATAAAAATCTTAATACGGTATATGAACTTGATTCAATACCATATTTTTCTACCATAATTATTAATAAGAAGATTGATAAAAGTATATAA
- a CDS encoding formate/nitrite transporter family protein, with protein sequence MYKETIEKISKSSIEKSLMFENHKSKYLISSMMAGVLIGIGVIISFTIGGLMSSVNNPSAKIFGGLSFSVALVMVIFTGTELFTGNNMSMAIGRMSNKVSSLQMIKIWGASWLGNLMGAILLAVLYVGSGLVDRGTTMDYFSVVAHAKVTISPFQIFLRAILCNFLVCLAIFITNRVKDDSAKILVICLIIVTFFTSGFEHSVANMTVYSIALISSTIKGVTFINALIALIMATLGNIVGGGLFVGAAFQRLSTIEK encoded by the coding sequence ATGTACAAGGAAACCATAGAAAAAATTTCAAAATCATCTATAGAAAAAAGTTTGATGTTTGAAAATCATAAATCAAAATATCTGATATCGTCGATGATGGCAGGTGTATTGATTGGTATTGGTGTAATAATTTCTTTTACAATAGGAGGACTAATGTCAAGTGTTAACAATCCAAGCGCTAAGATTTTTGGGGGGTTATCATTTTCAGTGGCCTTAGTTATGGTTATTTTTACTGGCACTGAACTTTTTACAGGAAATAATATGTCTATGGCTATTGGGAGGATGTCAAACAAGGTATCAAGCTTACAGATGATTAAAATTTGGGGAGCTAGTTGGCTAGGAAATTTAATGGGTGCTATATTGTTAGCTGTATTATATGTTGGTTCAGGATTAGTAGATCGAGGTACCACTATGGATTATTTTTCAGTGGTTGCTCATGCTAAAGTCACAATAAGCCCGTTTCAAATTTTTTTAAGAGCTATATTGTGTAATTTTCTTGTATGTTTAGCAATTTTTATAACTAATAGGGTAAAAGATGATTCAGCAAAAATATTAGTTATATGCTTGATTATAGTTACATTTTTTACTTCTGGATTTGAGCATAGTGTAGCAAATATGACTGTCTATAGCATAGCCTTAATTTCAAGTACTATAAAAGGAGTTACTTTTATTAATGCTTTAATAGCACTAATAATGGCTACATTAGGTAATATAGTTGGAGGAGGATTATTTGTAGGAGCAGCTTTCCAAAGATTATCCACTATAGAAAAATAA
- a CDS encoding CoA-disulfide reductase: MKKILIVGGVAGGATAAARLRRLDETSEIIMFERGEYISFANCGLPYYIGEVIQNRDALLVQTVPGMSQRFNIDIRNFSEVISIDPENKTVTVKKVQTGEEYTESYDELILSPGANPIKPPIPGLDQAENVFTLRNIPDTDAIKAYVDERKPNEAVVIGGGFIGVEMAENLVERGVKVHLIEMLDQVMAPFDFEMAQILHGHMEDNGVDLILGDGVDSFKNNGKTIVLKSGKEVNTDITILSIGIKPENELAKSAGLELGPRGHIIVNENLETSKKHIHAVGDAIQTKDLIYQEPASIALASPANRQARIVADRINGIDSKYKGVLGTSVAKVFDMTASSTGNNEKKLKQMGKENYQTVHLHPLSNAGYYPTAMPMDLKLIFEIPSGKILGAQAVGFNGVEKRIDVISTAISGNLTVRDLQDVELAYAPPFSSAKDPVNMAGYAATNILDGLVKKVDVMDIDKLVEEGAYLLDTRTTEEFSLGYIKGAINVPLDELRDRLSELPKDKTIYVNCQVGLRGYLATRILSENGFDAVNVDGGYNLYANYKRELKKDTSSLQGVGLACTDNSDAMPKKKVIKDSNIIKIDARGLQCPGPIAKIFTAMNEAKQGDVVEVLASDPGFGKDIANWCLKMDYKLMELEKDGKNTRALIEKTTYKQKGNVNISCSVSSKPKDKNGATMVVFSGDLDKAIASFIIATGAATMGKEVTMFFTFWGLNILRDPKINVEKEGMEKMFGKMMPKGVDELKISKMNMGGMGTKMIRDIMEKKNVDSLQLLISRAQELGVKFVACSMSMDIMGIREEELIDGVEIAGVASYLSDAEDGNLNLFI; the protein is encoded by the coding sequence ATGAAGAAAATATTAATAGTGGGCGGTGTAGCTGGTGGTGCTACTGCTGCAGCAAGATTAAGAAGATTAGATGAAACATCAGAAATTATAATGTTTGAAAGAGGTGAATATATTTCTTTCGCAAATTGCGGTCTGCCATATTATATAGGAGAAGTTATACAAAATAGAGATGCTCTATTAGTGCAAACTGTTCCTGGTATGAGTCAAAGATTTAATATTGACATAAGAAATTTTAGCGAAGTTATATCTATAGATCCAGAAAATAAGACTGTAACTGTAAAAAAAGTACAAACAGGCGAAGAATACACAGAATCATATGACGAATTAATCTTATCACCTGGAGCAAATCCAATCAAGCCCCCAATTCCAGGATTAGACCAAGCAGAGAATGTATTTACTTTGAGAAATATACCAGATACCGATGCGATAAAAGCCTATGTAGACGAAAGAAAACCAAATGAAGCTGTAGTAATCGGTGGTGGATTTATCGGTGTTGAAATGGCAGAAAATCTAGTCGAAAGAGGCGTAAAAGTTCACCTTATAGAAATGCTCGATCAGGTTATGGCACCATTTGATTTTGAAATGGCACAAATACTTCATGGACATATGGAAGATAATGGTGTTGATTTAATATTAGGTGATGGTGTGGATTCATTCAAAAACAACGGAAAAACAATTGTACTAAAGAGTGGAAAGGAAGTAAATACAGATATTACTATTCTTTCAATAGGAATAAAACCAGAAAATGAATTAGCAAAATCTGCTGGTCTTGAACTTGGACCTAGAGGCCATATTATAGTTAATGAAAATTTAGAAACTTCTAAGAAGCATATACATGCTGTTGGTGATGCAATACAGACGAAGGATTTAATTTATCAAGAACCTGCTAGTATAGCTCTTGCCTCTCCTGCAAATAGACAAGCCAGGATAGTAGCTGATAGAATAAATGGAATAGACTCAAAATATAAAGGCGTTCTTGGAACATCAGTTGCAAAAGTATTTGATATGACTGCCTCTTCTACTGGTAATAACGAAAAGAAATTAAAGCAGATGGGAAAGGAAAATTATCAAACAGTTCATCTTCACCCATTGTCAAATGCAGGTTACTATCCTACAGCAATGCCAATGGACTTAAAGCTAATATTTGAAATTCCAAGTGGAAAAATTTTAGGTGCTCAGGCTGTTGGTTTTAATGGTGTAGAAAAGAGAATAGATGTTATTTCTACAGCAATATCAGGTAATTTAACTGTAAGAGACTTACAAGACGTAGAACTTGCTTATGCACCTCCATTCTCCTCAGCAAAAGATCCAGTAAATATGGCAGGATATGCTGCTACCAATATATTAGATGGTTTAGTCAAAAAAGTAGATGTAATGGATATAGACAAGTTAGTAGAAGAAGGTGCTTACCTTTTAGATACTAGAACTACCGAAGAATTTTCACTTGGATACATAAAAGGTGCTATAAATGTTCCTTTAGATGAACTAAGAGATAGACTTTCTGAACTTCCAAAAGATAAAACTATATATGTAAATTGTCAAGTAGGACTTAGAGGATACTTAGCTACTAGAATTCTTAGCGAAAATGGTTTTGATGCTGTAAATGTAGATGGTGGATATAATTTATATGCTAATTATAAAAGAGAATTGAAGAAAGATACTTCATCATTACAAGGAGTTGGTTTAGCTTGTACAGATAACTCCGATGCAATGCCAAAAAAAAAAGTAATTAAAGATTCTAATATTATAAAAATAGATGCCAGAGGTCTACAGTGCCCAGGTCCTATAGCTAAAATATTTACAGCTATGAACGAAGCCAAGCAGGGAGATGTAGTAGAAGTATTAGCATCGGATCCAGGTTTTGGAAAAGATATTGCAAATTGGTGCCTAAAGATGGACTACAAACTTATGGAACTGGAAAAAGATGGTAAAAATACAAGGGCTCTAATTGAGAAAACTACATATAAACAAAAAGGAAATGTCAATATTTCTTGTAGTGTATCTTCAAAACCTAAAGATAAAAATGGTGCCACTATGGTAGTATTTAGTGGTGACTTGGATAAGGCAATAGCTTCATTTATAATCGCTACAGGTGCTGCTACTATGGGTAAAGAAGTCACTATGTTCTTCACTTTCTGGGGCCTAAACATACTTAGAGATCCTAAAATTAATGTGGAAAAAGAAGGTATGGAAAAGATGTTTGGAAAGATGATGCCAAAGGGTGTCGACGAATTAAAAATATCTAAGATGAATATGGGTGGCATGGGAACTAAGATGATTAGAGATATAATGGAAAAGAAAAATGTCGATAGCCTTCAGCTTCTAATTTCAAGAGCACAGGAGCTTGGAGTTAAATTTGTCGCATGTTCTATGTCAATGGATATAATGGGTATCAGAGAAGAAGAGCTAATAGATGGAGTTGAAATAGCTGGTGTTGCATCATATTTATCGGATGCAGAAGATGGCAACTTAAATCTATTTATATAA
- a CDS encoding ArsR/SmtB family transcription factor yields the protein MEIKTTKEELIKYADILKALAHPVRLCIVKGLIENGPHNVSDMHSCLDMAQSTVSQHLGKLKSAGILSSKREGTEIIYSVNNKFVEGIIKNLDV from the coding sequence ATGGAAATTAAAACAACTAAGGAAGAATTAATTAAATATGCAGATATTTTGAAAGCTCTTGCACATCCTGTTAGATTGTGTATTGTAAAAGGATTAATAGAGAATGGTCCTCACAATGTATCAGATATGCATTCATGCTTAGATATGGCACAATCTACTGTATCACAGCATTTGGGTAAATTAAAATCTGCTGGTATATTATCTAGTAAGAGAGAAGGTACCGAAATAATTTACTCAGTAAATAATAAATTTGTTGAAGGAATAATAAAAAATTTAGACGTATAA
- a CDS encoding TIGR01906 family membrane protein: MKKIYLNKIMKTSRHTIFIWFILASVIFIFSFKSLYYFDIDNLKIPENTGYSRQTIKENYNYLIYYNLSFKNKPFKLPNLPSSKEAIIHFIDVRNIVQILIKLLFIFSMTSILGFIYIIKNKDWKYFLNISIQILILPLLLSIPFIINFEDSFVIFHKIFFRNDYWQFDSNKDPIIDLLPETFFFHTALSLLVILLILSSIFFFIYKKKNK; encoded by the coding sequence ATGAAGAAAATATATTTAAATAAAATAATGAAAACTTCTAGGCATACAATTTTTATATGGTTTATTCTAGCAAGTGTAATTTTTATATTCTCATTTAAATCCTTGTATTATTTTGATATTGATAATCTAAAGATACCTGAAAATACGGGTTATAGTCGTCAAACCATAAAGGAAAATTATAATTATCTTATATACTACAACCTATCATTTAAAAACAAGCCCTTTAAATTACCAAATCTACCATCTTCTAAGGAAGCTATTATACACTTTATTGATGTTAGAAATATAGTTCAAATACTTATAAAATTATTATTTATCTTTTCTATGACATCTATATTAGGTTTTATATATATAATAAAAAACAAAGATTGGAAATACTTTTTAAACATATCTATACAAATATTAATTTTACCCTTGCTTTTATCTATTCCTTTTATAATAAATTTTGAGGATAGTTTTGTAATATTTCACAAAATTTTTTTCAGGAATGATTATTGGCAATTTGATTCTAATAAAGATCCAATCATAGATTTGTTGCCTGAAACTTTTTTCTTTCATACAGCACTTTCACTCTTAGTTATATTGTTAATTTTAAGTTCAATATTTTTCTTTATTTACAAAAAGAAAAATAAATAG